taataataataataatagtaataataataataataataagaggAAGCCTAAAATGAAATTTTCCTACCTTGTCCTATTTTTTAGATTTAGTTTATTCACCTAAGTTTGAATTATTCTATTGTGATGGCTTATCGTGGGTTAGGGATTGAGAGGAATGGCACGATACCTTCAAAGTGAGAGAAGTCCAAGAGTGGTCGGTGCCGGAGAGAGCCGAATTCAAGTGATCGTAATGTTTCTAAAACGACGAAAAGGAATGTCGTTTTAACGCAACTTACAATCTGAAGGGACAATAGATGAAAAGTACAAAAAACGAACCTGGAAGAGTGTGAGGAGGTTAGGAGGTGGATCGTTATCGTTGAGATGGGAAGAGGAGGGAGTGGGAGAAGCTTCGCGACGGAGAGAGTGTCCTTGTTGTTCTTCTCCGACGTCGTTCAGAAGATCTCCGATGCATAGAAGTGGCCCTCCGATTCCTCTCATTGACATTTTATCTCTCTGTTCTGTTTTTTCTAATCAAACCGAAGTTTGAGATTCTCTTCCTTTCCTCCCCTTTCAACGGCGGTGAAATATTGTTTGGAATCTTATTGtggaaataatataatttttaaaaaataatttggaaTAATAAGccatattattattacttttgttgCAATAAAAGTATGTTAacaaataacaaagaaaaaaaaactgtaataAAAATGATCCCACACTAAATTAAACTCAcctagttttataatttttttgaaaatttttgttgagTAGTATAATTatgtgttaataaaatattagtatatatCAAACTTAATTGATGCACGCTTTCAAAACTTTGAACATAAAAAGACAACACATATTATGAATAGACTCTTCCAacttaattacataaataataaatatggtTAGGTCTAATAAATggaagaataataatattgtatagaagtattatttaaataattattttgataattaaaacATATGGACACagaataatattgttatttaaaaGTATCATCGTGAACATACTGACTTTATCATAACAATGaatcttgattattgtgacacacCAGCATAAAAGAATTTtgtataacaataataatatgcTAAGATCGGAAACAATAGAATATTGACATAAAAGCATAATCATAGCGTGTGCCATGGACAACCACACACCTTTTAAGTTTACTTcgtcaaaaaaaatattataacattttgacatacatatattatgttaaaatattataaaaaaactatatacaaaAAATGAACATGTATGTATATAATAGTGAGTTAAATGCAATATATCACCCACACTAGAATAAATGTCCTCTTATTTAGGATTATTacttgtaattttataatacaaGTGACgacaactaaataaaataataggaTGAAATAATATTCATATCATCGagctaacaaaaaaaataaatagtagaGACAGAGactcaatattaaaaaatattttttttctaaatgctTAATAGATcatacaatttaataaaaatttaattgaatttttcaaatttattaaaaacttaaaacttaattaaattgcTAATAAAAAactgtaataaaataaaataatgtaagtaaaatacaattttaatatatttgtgaCTTCATCAACAAAATCGTATTTTTTTAAAGGATATTCTTTATCAAACACGTCTAGTATTTGAAgtgaaaaaacatattttaatttccttttacctttttcttattCAACAGTCCAACGTGAAATAAATTACCCAAAATCTAAAAGTTATCCTGAGTCTTAGTCTTTTTGTAATTGCTCGTCTAAATTATTCGAAAAGTACGTGTAGAAGGTACTTTGATATTAAAGTCAGTTTAACATTTAACAATTCAAGTATTAATGATTTAGTAAATATAAATCACCTATCTccttattttaaacttatttttatagattttggagTGAGTTTTTTATTAACAACAGGCTAATTACGATTTAATTGTAGGTAATTACACTTTATCTCTAAGTTGTTTAACATTAGAGTTAATTTTCCTTATTATTGGCGGATCGATTCACCTTTCTGACTGTCTGGTCCAAGATTGGCTGAGTAGTTATATGGTACATGAAACAACTTGAGGACTACTCATTTTTTAAGTCAGTGTCAGTTCTTTATTCATCCGGTCCGAGATTTCTCCTTTTAATGTTAACTTGAATTCACAACCCATCTCACATATTTGACTAATTCTTATAAATCTAGTATTGGTTACATGATACTTGATACCATTTTTTTGAACtgattaatagaaaataaaatttaattataaaactagtTAAAAACTGGGAAAAGTAATGAACTTCATAAGTGAAGCCTGCTTGAAGTCGATAACGCCAAAGTGAATCCCGCTCGAAGTTAGTAGTGCCAAAACATAGCTTGCTTAAAGATGGTAGAACCAACTAGAAATTGCTTAAAGTCGACAACACAAGATGGAAGGACCATTCTAAAGCAATAACTCAAAGAGCTTGGCCGAATGC
This window of the Vigna angularis cultivar LongXiaoDou No.4 chromosome 7, ASM1680809v1, whole genome shotgun sequence genome carries:
- the LOC108337601 gene encoding uncharacterized protein LOC108337601; the protein is MSMRGIGGPLLCIGDLLNDVGEEQQGHSLRREASPTPSSSHLNDNDPPPNLLTLFQKHYDHLNSALSGTDHSWTSLTLKLCTSLETANQLVQSTNSNVASLSEKVEELQKIVKRGDSAIAAAKALYYVTPDNHSSASK